A stretch of DNA from Nocardioides sp. Arc9.136:
GCCCGCCTCGCGGGTGCGGACCCGGACGACCACGCCGCGCGTGCCGGGCACGCCGGTGAGGAAGAGCGCCCCACGCAAGTGGACCTCGCCCGACGAGCTGAAGGCGCCGATCGTCGCGCTGCTCCAGGAGAGCGGCGGGGAGCTGCCGGCCGACGAAGTCTTCCCGACCCTCGACGAGCGGCTCGGCGAGGCGCTGCGGCCGGGCGACCGGGAGCCCTCGCCCACTGGTGAGCCCCGCTGGCAGCTCGCGGCGCGCAAGGCCCGGCGGGTGCTGCAGGACGAGGGCGTCCTCGAGCCGGGGACGCCGGGCGTCTGGAGGCTCAGCGCAGCCGACTGAGCCGCGCCGACGCGCCGGCGCGCCGGTCAGCCGAGCGAGCTGAGGTCGGGCGGCACGTCGACGGCGTGCTCCTCGAGGATCTCGATCCGCACCACCTCGAGCGCGCGCTCGTTGGTCGCGGCCAGCACGACGGGGGCGGCCGCGCCCGCCCGGTAGGACTGCAGCCAGCGGCCGGCCACCACGCACCACGGGTCGCCCGGGTGCAGGCCCGGGAAGTGCCACTCCGGCCGCGGCGTGGACAGGTCGTTGCCGACCGAGCGCTGGTGGTCCAGGAACTCGGCGGTCATCACCGCGCACACGGCGTGCAGACCCACGTCGTCGGAGCCGCACGAGCAGAGCCCGTCGCGGTAGAAACCCGTCAACGGGTCGGTCCCGCACGGCACCAGATCCCCGCCCAGCACGTTCCGCTCACCCATGGCAGCAGCCTAGGGGCGGTGGACGCCGGAGGGGCGCGGAAAATCCGTCGACACCCCGCTGGGGCGCGCACGACGATGACGTCCGTGACCACGACCTCCGAGCGACCGCACCGGCGCGCCGGCTGGCGTGCGCTGACCCCGGAGCAGAAGCAGGCGCGCCTCCGTCACCTCCGCGAGCGCCAGCAGCGCCAGGTCGAGCTCGAGATCCGCCGGCTGGGCACGCTGGTCTGAGGGCAACCGGGTCGGGCACCGTCCGCGCATGTGCTTCTCGCTCGAGGCCGACCTGGTCGCCGGCGCCCTCGTCCTGCCGGTGGGGGTCCTGGCACTGCGTGAGGTGCGGGCGCCGCGGGAGCTGCCGCTGGCGGCGTTGCCGCTGCTCCTCGCCGCCCACCAGCTGACCGAGGCCGTCGTCTGGGCAGGGGTCGAGGGCCGGGTCCCCGACCAGGCCGCGCACGTGGCCGCCGTGGCGTACGTCGTCGTGGCGCTCCCGCTGCTCCCGACGCTCGTGCCGGCGGCCGTCCTCCTGGTCGCGCGCTCCGGACGCAGGCGGTGGGTGGCGCCGTTCCTCGCGCTCGGCGCCGTCGTCACCGCCCACCTCGCC
This window harbors:
- a CDS encoding DUF2237 family protein — encoded protein: MGERNVLGGDLVPCGTDPLTGFYRDGLCSCGSDDVGLHAVCAVMTAEFLDHQRSVGNDLSTPRPEWHFPGLHPGDPWCVVAGRWLQSYRAGAAAPVVLAATNERALEVVRIEILEEHAVDVPPDLSSLG
- a CDS encoding DUF6629 family protein: MCFSLEADLVAGALVLPVGVLALREVRAPRELPLAALPLLLAAHQLTEAVVWAGVEGRVPDQAAHVAAVAYVVVALPLLPTLVPAAVLLVARSGRRRWVAPFLALGAVVTAHLARLVVENGVRVEAHPHALVYRIGLHDPELWTGLYVLATMGACLVAGHRLVVAFGVVNLVGLTVVALAYRDAFASFWCLYAALSSLLVLAHLVHSRPGPGASAGARPGARTAAA